In a genomic window of Thermoproteales archaeon:
- a CDS encoding GNAT family N-acetyltransferase, with the protein MVEIRKLKSEDLEKVSRLSKLVLLDTWEKYARDYYPKKAVEFDVSAHNPDFYSRILKDPNVYCFIAEEEEEIVGVAIFRIFGKSGLANLVWIAVHPSFQRRGIGRKLLMKIIEQCESRKCHKIFLHTMPVLIPAINLYLKIGFKPEALLRKHWWGVDFIIMSKWLNNA; encoded by the coding sequence TTGGTTGAAATAAGAAAATTAAAAAGCGAGGATTTAGAAAAAGTCTCAAGGCTTTCTAAATTGGTGCTTTTGGATACATGGGAGAAATACGCGAGAGATTACTACCCAAAGAAGGCTGTAGAATTCGACGTGAGCGCTCACAATCCTGATTTTTATTCAAGAATATTAAAAGATCCGAATGTTTACTGTTTTATCGCTGAAGAAGAGGAAGAAATAGTGGGAGTTGCGATTTTTAGAATATTCGGTAAAAGCGGCTTAGCAAATCTAGTTTGGATAGCTGTTCATCCTTCATTCCAAAGGCGTGGAATAGGGAGAAAGCTGCTCATGAAAATAATAGAACAGTGCGAAAGCAGGAAATGTCATAAAATATTTTTGCACACAATGCCAGTCCTTATACCAGCTATAAACCTCTACCTTAAAATAGGCTTCAAACCGGAAGCTTTACTGAGAAAACACTGGTGGGGAGTAGATTTCATCATAATGAGTAAATGGTTAAATAATGCTTAG